In Bacillus sp. DX3.1, the following proteins share a genomic window:
- the lsrB gene encoding autoinducer 2 ABC transporter substrate-binding protein LsrB, producing the protein MKRKLGIFIVIIICMIGLIACSSQKSDKKKTKDVKFAFIPKLTGVGFFTSGGEGAKEMGDKLGVNVKYDGPSEASVSGQVKYINNFINQNYDALMVSSTSVDGLSQSLQRAKKKGMTVLTWDSDVNPKDRSFYISQGTPEQLANLLIQMTSSQIGDKGKVAFFYSSPTVTDQNQWVTKAKEIIKEKYPNWEILTTQYGENNAQKSLAVGESILKTYPDINAIICPDATALPAMAQAAENLKMDKKVVVTGFSTPNVMRDYVKRGTVQQFGLWDVKQQGALATYVANEMVVKGKKLKVGDSFEVPGIGKVKVEPNSIQGYDYEADGNGIIVLPERVVFTKENIEKYNF; encoded by the coding sequence ATGAAAAGAAAATTAGGTATCTTTATCGTGATCATAATTTGTATGATTGGACTTATCGCATGTTCTAGCCAAAAATCAGATAAGAAAAAAACCAAAGACGTAAAGTTTGCATTCATTCCTAAATTAACAGGTGTTGGCTTCTTTACATCAGGTGGTGAAGGAGCAAAAGAAATGGGAGATAAACTTGGTGTAAATGTGAAGTATGATGGTCCATCTGAAGCAAGTGTATCAGGCCAAGTAAAATATATTAACAACTTTATTAACCAAAACTATGATGCACTCATGGTTTCATCAACTTCTGTTGATGGGCTTTCGCAATCATTGCAACGAGCAAAGAAAAAAGGGATGACCGTTTTAACATGGGATTCCGATGTGAATCCAAAAGACCGCTCTTTTTATATTAGTCAAGGAACTCCAGAACAACTTGCCAATCTATTAATTCAAATGACTTCCTCACAAATTGGTGATAAAGGAAAGGTAGCATTCTTTTATTCTAGTCCAACCGTAACAGATCAAAATCAATGGGTAACAAAAGCAAAAGAGATTATTAAAGAAAAATATCCGAACTGGGAAATACTTACAACTCAGTATGGAGAAAATAATGCACAAAAATCATTGGCAGTAGGAGAAAGTATTTTGAAAACGTACCCAGATATTAATGCTATTATTTGCCCGGATGCAACGGCACTTCCAGCTATGGCACAAGCAGCAGAAAATTTAAAAATGGATAAAAAAGTCGTTGTTACCGGATTCTCAACACCTAACGTCATGCGTGATTATGTAAAACGCGGAACAGTGCAGCAATTTGGGTTGTGGGATGTAAAACAACAGGGAGCACTTGCAACATATGTTGCAAATGAAATGGTCGTCAAAGGAAAGAAATTGAAAGTGGGAGATAGCTTCGAAGTACCGGGAATTGGGAAAGTGAAGGTAGAGCCAAACTCCATTCAAGGTTATGACTATGAAGCAGATGGCAACGGCATTATTGTATTGCCTGAACGGGTTGTGTTTACGAAGGAGAATATTGAGAAATATAATTTTTAG
- a CDS encoding autoinducer 2 import system permease LsrD (with IsrABC is involved with autoinducer 2 import), with translation MKYARGILRWEGVLLLLLLLEFTLFSLVNADFLHIGNLLFSMNDFIFITIAAIPMTLVIVTGGIDVSVGAVMGLTSIVIGVLWMNGTPMILSVIIALLISALAGLINGIIIKMTDVEPLVVTLGTMFLYSGIALVISGGSDATGYEGISGLPDSFVQLANGTFLTIPNLLWLLLLLTVLFSILLHRTKYGRYVVLTGVNEKAAKYSGIQTKKVIILAYILSGLGGGLGGTFLTAYFGSARADLGNEAILPVITAVVLGGALITGGKGSILGTVLASIFIGIMQYGLQMSGLTNEQSNVVIGIILILSVMIRHSNLQHIFRKRKWRLQKEEVS, from the coding sequence ATGAAATATGCACGTGGAATTCTGAGGTGGGAAGGTGTGCTACTGCTCTTGTTATTATTAGAGTTTACTCTGTTTAGTTTGGTAAATGCTGATTTTCTGCATATAGGAAATCTGTTATTTAGCATGAATGATTTTATTTTTATTACAATTGCAGCAATTCCAATGACACTTGTAATTGTAACCGGTGGAATTGACGTATCAGTCGGAGCTGTTATGGGGCTTACCTCTATTGTTATTGGTGTACTTTGGATGAATGGAACACCGATGATTTTATCAGTAATCATCGCTCTTCTTATAAGTGCCTTAGCAGGATTAATAAACGGAATCATTATTAAAATGACGGACGTGGAACCACTCGTTGTCACGCTTGGAACCATGTTTTTATATTCAGGGATTGCTCTTGTCATTTCAGGGGGATCTGATGCAACTGGATATGAGGGAATTAGTGGATTACCAGATTCATTTGTACAGCTTGCAAACGGTACTTTCCTTACAATCCCTAATTTACTCTGGTTACTCTTACTTTTGACAGTATTGTTTTCAATTTTACTGCACCGAACGAAATATGGACGTTACGTCGTGCTGACAGGTGTGAATGAAAAGGCTGCAAAGTACTCAGGTATTCAAACGAAAAAAGTTATAATTTTGGCGTACATACTCTCTGGGTTAGGAGGTGGATTAGGGGGGACATTCCTTACAGCATATTTTGGTTCAGCCCGTGCAGATTTAGGTAATGAAGCGATTTTACCAGTTATTACAGCAGTAGTATTAGGCGGAGCTCTCATTACTGGTGGAAAAGGAAGCATACTTGGTACAGTTCTTGCAAGTATCTTTATCGGAATCATGCAGTATGGTTTGCAAATGTCAGGGTTAACAAATGAGCAGTCCAATGTCGTTATCGGTATTATTTTAATCCTTTCTGTTATGATCAGGCACTCCAATTTACAACATATTTTCAGGAAAAGAAAATGGAGATTGCAAAAGGAGGAAGTATCATGA
- a CDS encoding sugar ABC transporter permease, whose amino-acid sequence MKYVTYAIRMRETSIICLLLLYFVFVGLINHDFVQFDTLSLIIKSSLILVILAIGQSFVLFTKNIDVSVGSIMGLSAAVCGMLLTNGNNVATGIIVTLLLGTVIGIINGIGVTKCRVPAIIMTLGMLGIIRGLMLIYTGGKWIEDIPNYYKKMSSLTWLGIPVTVWTVFGILFISYVFLTRVSFGRYFYAVGDNEDGARLIGIPVDIVKICAFMISGISAAIAGCLFVMNIGFVPNQTGTGIELQVIAAAVLGGIHLKGGTGSVFGAALGAVFLEVISSSLVFLKVPAFWNSAISGFLLLLIIILDSTLQKWKLKEHLKERGVNP is encoded by the coding sequence ATGAAATATGTTACATATGCCATAAGGATGCGTGAAACGTCTATTATTTGTTTGTTACTACTTTATTTTGTATTCGTAGGCTTAATCAATCATGATTTCGTTCAATTTGATACCCTATCCCTTATCATTAAATCTAGCCTTATTTTAGTTATTCTGGCAATCGGTCAATCTTTTGTATTATTCACCAAAAATATTGATGTATCAGTTGGATCTATTATGGGCTTAAGTGCTGCTGTTTGCGGGATGCTTTTAACGAATGGGAATAACGTAGCTACTGGGATAATTGTTACGTTATTGCTAGGTACTGTCATTGGGATCATCAATGGAATTGGAGTGACAAAATGTCGTGTGCCCGCAATTATTATGACACTTGGCATGCTAGGAATTATTCGGGGACTTATGTTGATATACACAGGCGGGAAATGGATTGAAGATATTCCGAACTATTATAAAAAAATGTCTTCCCTAACATGGTTAGGGATTCCAGTCACTGTTTGGACTGTTTTTGGAATCTTATTCATTTCTTATGTGTTTTTAACACGAGTTTCATTCGGGAGATATTTCTATGCGGTTGGAGATAATGAAGACGGTGCACGTCTTATTGGTATTCCGGTAGATATCGTGAAAATCTGTGCGTTTATGATTTCAGGGATAAGTGCAGCGATTGCCGGATGCCTATTTGTGATGAATATTGGATTTGTTCCGAATCAAACGGGAACGGGGATTGAATTACAAGTAATTGCTGCGGCTGTGCTCGGTGGAATTCATTTAAAAGGTGGAACAGGTTCTGTGTTTGGAGCGGCTCTAGGTGCAGTGTTTTTAGAAGTAATTAGTAGTTCACTCGTCTTTTTGAAAGTACCTGCGTTTTGGAACAGTGCAATTTCAGGCTTTTTGCTCTTACTTATTATTATATTAGATAGCACTTTGCAAAAATGGAAGCTGAAAGAACACTTAAAAGAGAGAGGGGTGAATCCATGA
- a CDS encoding sugar ABC transporter ATP-binding protein → MESVPLLEVKNIKKIFSQQPVLKGITLELRQGEVFALVGGNGAGKSTLMKILTGLYSCDEGEINVKGKTVSFSNTAEAHRNGIYLIPQEPLIFPNMTIEENICIGLKYNKKDIRAKLHALMEQLGWDLKLRTRAYSLSIAQQQLVEILRGLIREAEILILDEPTSTLTAHEIKSLFVVMKNLKEQGIGMIYITHRFPEIFAIADKVAILRDGIIASQGHVSSYTYDMLVAGLLPKGYKPVENQEKSYTDTKPSKQVLEVKDLSSYAFHNVSLQVNAGDIVGIAGVVGSGRTELAEVLYGMIPVTNGGVLLEGRPITNWSTKRRLDAGIVYVPEDRAGNGIFSIASVQQNITSVCLYRLSSFFLNPKKESALTESYIQKFRIVVNDTNEEMASLSGGNQQKVVLGKYLACEPRVIILDEPTRGIDAKARLEVYAAIEELKRAGLAILLISSDAEEIIQLANRVYVMRSGELLSQLEGEAISLDQITRLAYGAGEGIDK, encoded by the coding sequence ATGGAGTCAGTCCCATTGTTAGAAGTGAAAAATATAAAAAAGATTTTCTCACAGCAGCCAGTATTAAAAGGAATTACATTAGAGCTTAGACAGGGGGAAGTATTTGCTTTAGTAGGTGGAAATGGTGCTGGAAAATCAACATTAATGAAAATATTAACAGGCTTATACTCATGCGATGAAGGTGAAATCAATGTGAAAGGAAAAACGGTAAGCTTTTCAAACACTGCTGAAGCACATCGAAACGGCATCTATTTAATTCCACAAGAGCCACTCATCTTCCCAAATATGACGATTGAAGAAAATATATGTATTGGATTGAAATATAACAAGAAGGACATTCGTGCAAAACTGCACGCTTTGATGGAACAGCTTGGATGGGATTTAAAGCTTCGTACACGTGCATATTCATTATCAATTGCCCAGCAACAATTAGTAGAAATATTGAGAGGACTTATAAGAGAAGCAGAGATTCTTATTTTAGATGAACCGACATCCACGTTAACAGCTCATGAAATTAAGAGTCTCTTTGTTGTGATGAAAAACTTAAAGGAACAAGGCATTGGCATGATTTATATTACACATCGGTTTCCAGAAATTTTTGCAATTGCTGACAAAGTAGCGATTTTGCGTGATGGGATCATTGCTAGTCAAGGTCATGTATCAAGCTATACGTACGACATGTTAGTAGCCGGACTATTGCCAAAAGGTTATAAACCAGTAGAAAATCAAGAGAAATCATACACGGATACGAAACCATCCAAACAAGTATTAGAGGTGAAAGATTTATCTAGCTATGCTTTTCACAATGTTTCACTTCAAGTAAATGCCGGAGATATTGTAGGAATTGCTGGTGTTGTTGGATCAGGTAGAACAGAATTAGCAGAGGTTCTGTATGGCATGATTCCAGTAACAAATGGGGGTGTTTTATTGGAGGGGAGACCGATTACAAATTGGTCTACAAAAAGACGATTAGATGCCGGAATCGTCTATGTTCCTGAGGATCGAGCAGGAAACGGAATTTTTTCGATTGCGTCTGTACAACAAAATATAACATCGGTTTGTTTATATCGCTTAAGTTCCTTCTTTTTAAACCCTAAAAAAGAAAGCGCTTTAACGGAATCGTATATACAAAAATTCCGGATTGTAGTAAACGATACAAATGAAGAAATGGCATCTTTATCAGGAGGAAACCAACAAAAGGTTGTGTTAGGAAAATATTTGGCGTGTGAACCAAGAGTGATTATTCTGGATGAACCAACACGTGGTATTGATGCAAAGGCACGATTAGAAGTATATGCGGCAATTGAAGAACTAAAACGAGCTGGTCTTGCAATTCTTTTAATCTCTTCGGATGCAGAAGAAATAATACAGTTAGCGAACCGTGTATATGTAATGAGAAGCGGTGAGCTATTGTCTCAGTTAGAAGGAGAAGCCATTTCATTAGATCAAATTACCCGTCTTGCCTACGGCGCTGGGGAGGGTATAGATAAATGA